In Streptomyces sp. 1222.5, a single window of DNA contains:
- a CDS encoding MFS transporter, which translates to MTAGGAPKAGRKEWIGLGILALPTLLVALDVFVLLLALPHLSADLGANSNQQLWIMDIYGFMVAGFLVPMGTLGDRIGRRKLLLMGGAAFGAASLLAAFATSPGMLIAARVLLGIAGAAISPSTLALIATMFKDEKQRAAAIGMWASCFTLGAIIGPMLGGVMLEHFWWGSLFLMGVPVMVLLLVTGPKVLPEAANPEAGSIDLPSVALNIGTTIPVIYGIKDLARNGWHPLPVAAIVLGVVLGTLFVRRQRTLTSPLLDVSLFRHGRFNASLLGLLAYSLIGGTVMLLMTQYFQAAQRMSPVESGLGLLPGMAAATVSFMICPIIARKVRPAYVIGAGLVGVVTVLLVFSQLSADSGTATLIVGFAVFSFCGAPLVALGTNMVVGTVPPEKAGSAGALSQISNEFGAALGVATLGTLGLAVYRDQIHSTVPASVPAGAADAARDSVSGAAAASQSLPGQVADALMEPVRTAFTGGIHIVAAVAAGLIAVAGVFFVALMRHIPPIGQEQATTADAESTEEKILAA; encoded by the coding sequence ATGACTGCAGGCGGTGCTCCCAAGGCCGGGCGGAAGGAGTGGATCGGGCTGGGAATCCTCGCCCTTCCCACCCTGCTCGTGGCCCTCGACGTTTTCGTACTGCTCCTCGCCCTGCCGCACCTGAGTGCGGACCTCGGCGCGAACAGCAACCAGCAGCTGTGGATCATGGACATCTACGGCTTCATGGTCGCTGGCTTCCTGGTGCCCATGGGCACCCTCGGCGACCGCATCGGCCGCCGCAAGCTCCTCCTGATGGGCGGCGCGGCCTTCGGCGCCGCGTCCCTGCTCGCCGCGTTCGCCACCAGCCCCGGCATGCTGATCGCCGCCCGGGTGCTGCTCGGCATCGCCGGCGCCGCGATCAGCCCGTCCACGCTGGCGCTGATCGCCACCATGTTCAAGGACGAGAAGCAGCGGGCCGCCGCCATCGGCATGTGGGCCAGCTGCTTCACCCTCGGCGCCATCATCGGCCCCATGCTCGGCGGCGTCATGCTGGAGCACTTCTGGTGGGGCTCGCTCTTCCTCATGGGCGTCCCGGTGATGGTCCTGCTGCTCGTCACCGGCCCGAAGGTGCTGCCCGAGGCCGCCAACCCCGAGGCCGGCAGCATCGACCTGCCGAGCGTCGCCCTCAACATCGGCACCACCATCCCGGTCATCTACGGCATCAAGGACCTGGCCCGCAACGGCTGGCACCCGCTGCCCGTCGCCGCCATCGTCCTCGGCGTGGTGCTCGGCACGCTCTTCGTCCGCCGCCAGCGCACGCTGACCTCTCCGCTGCTCGACGTGTCCCTCTTCCGCCACGGCCGCTTCAACGCCTCACTGCTCGGCCTGCTCGCCTACAGCCTCATCGGCGGCACGGTCATGCTCCTGATGACCCAGTACTTCCAGGCCGCCCAGCGCATGAGCCCCGTCGAGTCCGGTCTCGGCCTGCTGCCGGGCATGGCGGCGGCCACCGTCTCCTTCATGATCTGCCCGATCATCGCCCGCAAGGTGCGCCCCGCCTACGTCATCGGCGCGGGCCTGGTCGGCGTGGTCACCGTGCTGCTGGTCTTCTCCCAGCTGAGCGCCGACTCAGGTACGGCCACCCTGATCGTCGGCTTCGCGGTGTTCTCCTTCTGCGGCGCGCCCCTGGTCGCCCTCGGCACCAACATGGTCGTCGGCACCGTCCCGCCGGAGAAGGCCGGTTCTGCCGGCGCGCTCTCCCAGATCAGCAACGAGTTCGGTGCCGCTCTCGGCGTCGCGACGCTGGGCACCCTGGGTCTCGCCGTCTACCGCGACCAGATCCACTCCACGGTCCCGGCCAGCGTCCCCGCCGGTGCGGCCGACGCCGCCCGCGACAGCGTCTCCGGCGCTGCCGCCGCCTCGCAGAGCCTGCCCGGGCAGGTGGCCGACGCGCTGATGGAGCCGGTCCGTACCGCCTTCACCGGCGGCATCCACATCGTCGCCGCCGTCGCCGCCGGCCTGATCGCCGTCGCGGGCGTGTTCTTCGTGGCGCTGATGCGGCACATCCCGCCGATCGGCCAGGAGCAGGCCACCACGGCCGACGCCGAGTCCACGGAGGAGAAGATCCTCGCCGCCTGA